The following proteins come from a genomic window of Eleginops maclovinus isolate JMC-PN-2008 ecotype Puerto Natales chromosome 8, JC_Emac_rtc_rv5, whole genome shotgun sequence:
- the tmem267 gene encoding transmembrane protein 267, with the protein MQGFYSKLDSAPLLGEGLGGDGAPLPLSLAVETEKAQALLQTFSSASLLASAGLGMFCVVADHGLQLSVIQNHLWLRAALDNATHGLVGLWSWAVVIGLRKKSDVYEVLLAGLLASIIDLDHFYMAGSLSLKAAVSLPHRPPLHCSSIIPVLCLSLRFLMWIGRLKDAWCSLPWMLFISMATHHVRDAVRHGLWVCPFGNTAPLPYWLYVSTTATLPHLCSVLMYLTGTRDVISTKHGVAIDV; encoded by the exons ATGCAAGGATTCTACTCCAAGCTGGACTCGGCCCCGCTGCTGGGGGAAGGCCTCGGAGGAGACGGCGCCCCGCTCCCTCTGAGCCTGGCCGTGGAGACGGAGAAGGCTCAggcactccttcagaccttCAGCTCCGCCTCCCTGCTGGCGTCGGCGGGACTCGGCATGTTCTGCGTGGTGGCGGATCACGGCCTCCAGCTGTCCGTCATCCAGAACCACCTGTGGCTGCGCGCCGCCCTGGACAACGCCACGCACGGATTGGTGGGGCTGTGGTCGTGGGCGGTGGTTATTGGACTGAGGAAAAAGAGTGATGTGTACGAGGTGCTGCTGGCCGGTCTGCTGGCCTCCATCATAGACCTGGACCACTTCTATATGGCTGGATCCCTCTCACTCAAG GCCGctgtctccctccctcatcGTCCTCCCCTCCACTGCTCCTCCATCATCCCCGTCCTCTGCCTCTCGCTGCGCTTCCTCATGTGGATCGGACGCCTCAAAGACGCCTGGTGCTCCCTGCCGTGGATGCTCTTCATCTCAATGGCGACTCACCACGTCCGGGACGCCGTGCGCCACGGCCTGTGGGTGTGCCCGTTCGGCAACACGGCCCCGCTACCCTACTGGCTGTACGTCAGCACCACGGCAACGCTGCCCCACCTGTGTTCTGTGCTCATGTATCTGACAGGGACCAGGGACGTGATATCCACCAAACACGGGGTGGCTATCGATGTGTAG